From Bradyrhizobium erythrophlei:
GCCTGGACGCTGCAACTGGTGTTTTTCGTGCTGATCGTGCAGGGGGCGCTGACGCTGATCGAGAACGTGGCGTTCCGTTATCGCGCGGTGTCGGAGCGGGCGATATGAGGGATACCGTCACGCCCGCTGAGTCTGCCATCCATCTCGGCCATGTCTCGAAAGTGTTCGGCAAGGCCGATACCACTTACCGGGCGGTGGACGGTCTCGATCTCGATGTTCGCGCCGGCCAGATGCTGGCGCTGCTCGGCAAGACCGGCTGCGGCAAGTCGACCATCTTCAACATGATCGCGGGGCTGACCGAGCCGACCAGCGGCACCGTGCGCGTCAGCGGCCGCGATCCGTTCCGGGATTTCGACTCCTTCCGCGGCAAGATGGCGATCGTGTTCCAGAGCGACCGGCTATTGCCCTGGCGCACGGCGATCCAGAACGTCGAACTGGGGTTGGAGATGCTGGAGGTGCCGGCGGCAAAGCGGCGGGCCGCGGCGCAAACCTGGCTGACCAAACTCGGCCTCGGCGGGCACGAGAACGACTATCCGCATGCTCTGTCCGGCGGCATGCGCCAGCGCGTCTCGATCGCGCGCGCCTTTGCCACCAACGCCAACATCCTGTTGTGCGACGAGCCGTTCTCGGCGCTGGACGAATCCACCGCCGGACGGCTGCGCGCGGAGTTCGTTCGCCTGGTGAAGGAAAACGGCAAGACCGCCGTCTTCATCACCCACTCGATCAGCGAGGCGCTGGAAATCGGCGACCGCATCGTGGTGCTCAAGCGCCCGGCGAAGATAGCCTACGACGTCAGCTTCGATGCCGACACCGGGCGGGAGGAGCGCGAGCTGATCCGAAGCCGGATCGGCGAGGTGTTGGCGGTGTGACAACCTCAGTCGCTGCAGGGTAGGCAAGGCGCAGCGTGCCCACCATGTCCAGCATCTTTGGAAATGGTGGGCACGGCGCAAGCGCGCCTTTGCCCACCCTACAACCTCACTTCACCACATCCCTCCATTGCGGGCAGCTCTGCTGCTCGACCGGCACCAGCCATGCCCTGTAATTGCTCTTGTCGATGATCTCGGCCGGCAGCATCACTTTTTCCGGCAGCGGTTCGTGCCTGACATAGCGCACTGCCGCGCGGGTCGCGGTGCAGCCGATCTTGAACATGTTGAAATCGACGGACGCCAGGATCGCACCCGATTCGATCTGCCTGACCGCCGGCAGGATGCCGTTGATGCCGATCACGATCGCTGTGCGGCCCGCTTCCTTCAGCGCTTCCAGCGCGCCGAGCGCCATGCCGTCATTGGCCGACAGCACGGCGTCGATCTGCGGATAGTCGGACAGGAATTTTGTCATTACCCGCCTGGCGCCGGGCTGCTGGTAGTTGCCGATGCCGGAGCCCAGCACCTCGATGCCGGGAAATTCGCCAAGTGCGCGCGTGTAGCCGCGAACGCGCTCGCGGTTGGTGGGCGCGGCCGGCGTGCCCTCGATGATCACGATCCTACCCTTGCCGCCGAGGTGTTCGAACAGATAGCGCGCCTCGCGGTAGCCGATCTCGTTGTCGTCGGCGCCGACATAGGTGACAAAACTTCCCGGTAGCGGATTGGAGACGAGCACGACCGGGATTTTCGCCTCGTTGAGCTTCTTCACCGAATCGATCATCGCGACGTCGTCGACGGGGATGAAGATGACGGCGTCCGGCCGGTCCTTCAGCACCTGCTCAACCATCTCCTTCTGCTCGTCGACATTGTCGGGCTTTTTGGGAACGTAATGCACGATCCGCGCCTCCGCCGCGCGTCCGATCTGGTCGGCGGCGATGCGGAACGCCTGATAGGCGGGATTGGTCGAGTTCTTGGTGAAGACGGCGATGGTCATTTTTTCGTCGGCGGCGTTGGCGCAAGGCGCGAACAGGAGCAATGAGCCGGCCAGCAACGCCATCGCTATATTTCGCATCGTCGCCTCCCAGCCTTTGGCTCGAAACTCAAACGCGTCATTGCGAGGAGCCAGCGGGTCGCGCGAACGCGCACCCGATGACAGGCTCCGCGACGAAGCAATCCATTTTTTCTTTGCGCGGCACGATGGATTGCTTCGCTTCGCTCGCAATGATGGGTTTGATAGCGGTGCTCGCAATGACGCTCCCTGGCATCGCCGCTTTGCAGCAACCGTCACAGCCACAAAATCTTCTTGCGGTACTCCAGATCGGTCAGCAGCGGCGCGGCGGGTCCCTGGTGAAACACCGCGCCGCGTTCCAGTGCGAAGACACGGTCGGCGAGCGCCAGCACCAGATCGAGATTGTGCTCGACGATCACGATCGAGGTGTGGCGGCGCAACAGGTCGAACACCTTGAACAGTTCGAGGATCACGGTCGGCGCCAGGCCCTCGAACGGCTCATCCAGCAGCAGCAGCCGAACGTTGCCCGACATCGCGCGGGCGACCGCCACCATCTGCTGTTCGCCGCCGGAGAGATAATCGGCCGCGACATTGATGCGCTCCTTCAGGCGCGGGAAATAGTCGAGGATCTGCTCCTCGCTCCACACCACGCCATGGCTGCCGTCGGTCTTGCGCGCCAGCCGTCCGAGCGAGAGATTTTCCCGCACCGTCATGCCCGCGAACAGGCCGCGACCCTGCGGCACGTAGCCGATGCCGGCGCGCGCGATATCCGGGGCGGGGAGGCCGGCGATATCGCGGCCTTCATATGCGATGGTGCCGGAGGCCAGCGGCACCAGCCCCGCCAGCGTCTTCAGCAGTGTGGACTTGCCGGCGCCGTTGCGGCCCAACAGCGCCACGATCTCGCCTTCGCGCACGTCGAGCGTCGCGTCGTGGAGGATGTGGCTCTTGCCGTAGAAGGTATTGACGCCCTCGAACCGCAGGATTTGCGCGGCTTGCCGCTGCACTTCGTCGCTGCGGCTGTGTTCGACTTCGGGAATGCCGGTGCCGGTATAGATCTCCTGCACCCGCCGGTCGGCGCGCACCGCCTTGGGCGGACCCGTCATCAGCACCTCGCCCTGGTTCATGACGGTGACTTGTTGCGAGAAGCCGAGCACGCGATCGATGTCGTGCTCGACGATCAGCACGGGAATGTTGGCGGCGACATTCTTGACCAGGTTGGAAACGCGCTCGCGCTCGGCGGCGGCGAGGCCCGCCAGCGGCTCGTCGAGCAGCAGCACCTGCGGCTTGGAGCCGAGCGCGATGCCGAGATCCACCAGCCGCTGGCCGCCATAGGACAGTTCGCCGCCCTCGATCTCCTCGATGCCTTCGAGGCCGAGGAATTTTATCAGTTCGGCGGTCTCGCGGTGGATTTCGGGATAGCCGTCGATATCGCGCCAGAGGTTGAAGCGCATCGAGCTTCGCGCCTGCAGCGACAGCCGCAGGTTTTCGTAGATCGATAGGCCGCGGAACAGGTTGGTGATCTGAAACGAACGCGCCAATCCGCGATGGCAGATCTGGTCGGACGGCACGCCCTGAATCTCGCGGCCGCCGAGCCTGATGGTCCCGGCATCGGTCGGGTAGAGCCCCGAGATCAGGTTGAACAGCGTGGTTTTTCCGGCGCCGTTCGGGCCGATCAGCGCATGGATCTCGCCGGCGCCGATCTTGAGGCTGGCATTGTTGACCGCGCGGATGCCGCCGAAATGCTTGGCGATGGCACTGACCTCCAGCACCGTGCCCGTGAGGCCTTCCGGCCTCAGGAAGGCGGGCAGCGGCAGGCCTTCATAGATCCTGCGTTTGCTCATGGCCGCACCTTCTTCCGGCGCGGGGCGGAAGCGGCGCATCAGCGTGCTCCAGATGCCGATCAATCCGTCGGGCGAGTACATCACGAAAGCGACGAAGATCAGCCCGAACCAGAGCAGCCAGTTCGCGGTCCAGATCGAAAACAATTCGCGGAACAGGATGAAGAACAGTGCGCCGAGCGCCGGTCCCAGCATACTGCGCATGCCGCCGATCACCACCATCGCCAGGAGCTCGCCGGAAAACGGCACCGAAACCGCTTCGGCGGAAACGAGATAGGTCTGGAACGCGAGCAGCGCGCCGGCAAGCCCGGTCACCACGGCCGAGATCACGAAGACGGCCAGCTTGTAGCGCTCGACCGGATAACCCTGGAAGGTGGCGCGCAGCTGGTTTTCGCGGATCGCCACCAGCACATGGCCGAACGGCGATCGCGACAGGCGCAGCAGCGCATAGAGTACGGCAAGGCCGATCAGCGCGACCGTGATGTAATAGGTCAGCGCGTTGTCGAGGCTGAGCGGGCCGACGGCGCCCCGCTTCAGGCCGGGCAGGCCGTCTTCGCCGCCGGTAACCTCGCTCCAGCGGAACGCGATGGTGTAGGTGAGGGCCGCGAGCGCCAGCGTCAGGAGCGAGAAATAGACGCCGCGGCGCCGCAGCACGATGACGCCCACGGCCGCCGACAGAAGTGCAACCGACACCATCGACAGCAGCAGCGGCAACCAGATTTCGCCGCCGAACCAGTGCAACTGGATCAGCCCCGCGGCATAGGCGCCGATGCCGAACCAGGTGCCGTGGCCGAACGAGACGAGGCCCGTGTAACCGACGCACAGATTGAGACCCATGGCGGCGATCGCGAGGATCACCACCATGGTTCCGGTGTTGAGCGAAAGTCCGAGCGGCGGCAGGATGAATGGCAGCACCACCAGCGCGAGGCTC
This genomic window contains:
- a CDS encoding branched-chain amino acid ABC transporter ATP-binding protein/permease, with protein sequence MTPASPAQKYRPLLLASLALVVLPFILPPLGLSLNTGTMVVILAIAAMGLNLCVGYTGLVSFGHGTWFGIGAYAAGLIQLHWFGGEIWLPLLLSMVSVALLSAAVGVIVLRRRGVYFSLLTLALAALTYTIAFRWSEVTGGEDGLPGLKRGAVGPLSLDNALTYYITVALIGLAVLYALLRLSRSPFGHVLVAIRENQLRATFQGYPVERYKLAVFVISAVVTGLAGALLAFQTYLVSAEAVSVPFSGELLAMVVIGGMRSMLGPALGALFFILFRELFSIWTANWLLWFGLIFVAFVMYSPDGLIGIWSTLMRRFRPAPEEGAAMSKRRIYEGLPLPAFLRPEGLTGTVLEVSAIAKHFGGIRAVNNASLKIGAGEIHALIGPNGAGKTTLFNLISGLYPTDAGTIRLGGREIQGVPSDQICHRGLARSFQITNLFRGLSIYENLRLSLQARSSMRFNLWRDIDGYPEIHRETAELIKFLGLEGIEEIEGGELSYGGQRLVDLGIALGSKPQVLLLDEPLAGLAAAERERVSNLVKNVAANIPVLIVEHDIDRVLGFSQQVTVMNQGEVLMTGPPKAVRADRRVQEIYTGTGIPEVEHSRSDEVQRQAAQILRFEGVNTFYGKSHILHDATLDVREGEIVALLGRNGAGKSTLLKTLAGLVPLASGTIAYEGRDIAGLPAPDIARAGIGYVPQGRGLFAGMTVRENLSLGRLARKTDGSHGVVWSEEQILDYFPRLKERINVAADYLSGGEQQMVAVARAMSGNVRLLLLDEPFEGLAPTVILELFKVFDLLRRHTSIVIVEHNLDLVLALADRVFALERGAVFHQGPAAPLLTDLEYRKKILWL
- a CDS encoding sugar ABC transporter substrate-binding protein, producing the protein MRNIAMALLAGSLLLFAPCANAADEKMTIAVFTKNSTNPAYQAFRIAADQIGRAAEARIVHYVPKKPDNVDEQKEMVEQVLKDRPDAVIFIPVDDVAMIDSVKKLNEAKIPVVLVSNPLPGSFVTYVGADDNEIGYREARYLFEHLGGKGRIVIIEGTPAAPTNRERVRGYTRALGEFPGIEVLGSGIGNYQQPGARRVMTKFLSDYPQIDAVLSANDGMALGALEALKEAGRTAIVIGINGILPAVRQIESGAILASVDFNMFKIGCTATRAAVRYVRHEPLPEKVMLPAEIIDKSNYRAWLVPVEQQSCPQWRDVVK
- a CDS encoding ABC transporter ATP-binding protein, encoding MRDTVTPAESAIHLGHVSKVFGKADTTYRAVDGLDLDVRAGQMLALLGKTGCGKSTIFNMIAGLTEPTSGTVRVSGRDPFRDFDSFRGKMAIVFQSDRLLPWRTAIQNVELGLEMLEVPAAKRRAAAQTWLTKLGLGGHENDYPHALSGGMRQRVSIARAFATNANILLCDEPFSALDESTAGRLRAEFVRLVKENGKTAVFITHSISEALEIGDRIVVLKRPAKIAYDVSFDADTGREERELIRSRIGEVLAV